A segment of the Pseudobdellovibrionaceae bacterium genome:
AAAGAACATGAAGGTTAAATATTTACATAGTGATGTACACACCATAGAACGCACAGAAATCATCAGAGATTTACGTTTAGGGGTTTTTGATGTGTTAGTGGGGATTAACCTCTTAAGAGAGGGATTGGATATACCTGAGGTGAGCTTAGTCGCTATACTTGATGCCGATAAAGAAGGTTTTTTAAGATCAGAACGTTCTTTGATCCAAACTATTGGTCGTGCCGCAAGAAATGCTCAAGGTAAAGTGATACTTTACGCCGATGGAGTCACAGATTCTATGGCACGTGCGATGAAAGAGACCTCAAGGCGGCGTCAAATTCAAGAAGAGTATAATAAAGGACATGGCATTACACCTCAGACCGTATTTAAAAAGGTCAATGCAGGCATGTTAGAACTTTATGATCCAAGACTTAAAGATGATGAGGGCTTGCGTGAAGTTTCACAAAAAGCCAAAGAGTACGAAAAATCCCCAAGTCTTATTTCTAAAGATATTTTAGCTTTAAAAAATAAGATGAAATCCCTATCACAAGATCTAGAGTTTGAAGAGGCAGCTAAAGTAAGAGATGAGATCAAAAGATTGCAGATTCTTGAGTTAGAAATTCGTGGTGAGGAGTAAGCGGGGTGGTATCATGAGTGATACTTCTTCTTTAGAAGAGTTAAAAGCCTTTGCGGCCACGCTTCCCCAAGACCCAGGGGTTTATCTGATGAAGAACCTAGCGGGGGTTGTGATTTATGTAGGGAAAGCAAAGAATTTAAAGAATCGTGTCCGTTCTTATTTTCAAAACTCTAAAGATCAGTCTATCAAAGTCAAACATCTAGTCAGCCACATTGTCAAAGTGGACTTTATTGTCACACAAACTGAAGTGGAGGCGTTTTTGCTTGAAGCCTCTTTGATTAAAAAATATCGGCCCAGATACAATATTCGTTTAAAAGATGACAAAGCTTATCCTTATATTAAATGCACCATCCAAGAAGAGTTCCCTCGCCTGTATCTGGTCAGACATGTTAAGCAAGACGGAGCTTATTATTACGGACCCTATGCCAGTTCTTTTGCTGTCAAAAAGACCATGCAGTTTTTAAATCAAACTTTTAAGATTCGAGATTGCAGTAATGGATTCATGCAAACACGCAAACGCCCTTGTTTGACTTACGATATGGGACGTTGTGAAGCGCCCTGTGTGGGATATGTGACTTCAGAGACTTATAAACAGAGCATTGTTAAAGCCATTGAGTTTTTAGAAGGCGATAATCAAAAGATTCTTCAAAACTTAAATTCCGAGATGCTCAAATATGCCGAAGAAGAAAGTTTTGAAGTGGCGGCTAAAATCCGAGACCAGATCAAATCCATTGACGCTATTTTAGAAAAACAAGTTGTAGTGACTGAGGACGGGATAGACACTGATCTTGTGGCGTACTTTAGTAATGAGCACGGTGCCTTAGTTGAAATTGTATCCGTTCGTAAGGGGAGAGTGATAGGAAGTCGCCCTTACTTTTTTAATAAAAATAATTTGGGTGCAGACTATGAAGACCAACGCCATTGGTTGATTTCGTTTTTAAACCACTATTACGATGATAACTTTATTCCTGATCGGGTCCTTTTGCCGATGTCTGTGGGGCTTGAGTTAGAAAAGTTACTTGTCGATGTTTTAAAAAGTAGAACACATAAAAATATTAGCATTAGTGCTACTGCTGTAAAACAGGAAAAGTCCTTAAAGGAATTAGCCGAAAAGAATGCCAAGTTGCATTTTGCTCAGTTTGCAGAAAAGGCGGCCAAAAAAGATGAGGGTTTAAAACTCATTCAAGAGAAATTAAAGCTCCCAGAACTTCCGCGAAGAATTGAATGCTATGACATTTCTAACTTCCAGGGTGGCAGCAGTGTGGCAAGCCAAGTGGTATTTTACGATGGAGTTCCAAGTAAGGAAGATTACCGCAAGTACAAAATTAAAACCGTTCAAGGACCGAATGATTTTGAAAGCATGAAAGAGGTGCTTAAGCGTAGATTTTCACACAGCGAATATGCTGATCCGCAAATGATTTTGGTGGATGGTGGTAAGGGGCAGCTTAAACTTGCAATAGAAGCTCTGAAAGAAGTAGGTAGAGATGATATTCCTGTGCGAAGTTTAGCTAAAGCCCGCACGGAATCAGACTTTGAAAGTAAAGAAGTCAAAGGTACTGAAGAGAGATTTTTTATACCCAATAGACAAAACCCAGTTATTTTTAGAAGCAACACAGAGGCTTTTCGTATCTTAGTGCAAATGCGTGATGAAGCACATAGGTTTGCTATAGAATTTCATCGCAAGTTGCGAGATCAAGAAAGTCTATCCAGTGTACTGGACCAAATTACGGGTCTTGGTCCTAAAAAGCGAGCCTTATTAGATAAATATTTTCCTGATATGACTCAGCTTATGGCGGCAAGTCTTTCCCAACTTGAAAGAGTTCCTGGGATTCCTAAAGCCTTGGCGAAAAGAATCTATGAAGCTTTACATCCGTAAAAATTATAAAACTTGAGTTGCCATGCTCATAGTAAAGTGTCTTAATGAAGTATATGAAAAAGATATTTATAGGTTTTATAACGCTATTGCTATTGCCTGGATGTGCGGCTCTTTATCATGTACAGATTTCTGACATTGAAACTACAGATCGTGGGCGCATCATTGACATTAAACTCAGTGAAACAGGAGTGGACATTAAAGGGGCTGGTCACACAGCCACTGCTGTGGCAAGAAACAAGCATATCAAACGTGGGAATCAAGATGCGGCAAATGCTACTGCAGCTATAGATATGCTGCTAGCTTTGATCAACTTTGGACCAAGTACAGGATTTCCCGTCTTTACGGATCGCTATGCAGATCAAGTTTTAGATGAAATTGTAGGGCGTTGTCCTAGTGGCAAGATCACAGGACTGACATCTATACGTGAAGCCAGAGATTATACTTATATCTCTGGAGAGATTGTAAACATAAGAGGTTACTGCATAGACTGATGTTTGAAGTGCAGAGAGCTAGAGTCATTGTGATAAAGACACGTGACATTGAGTGAGTGAAAAGGGATTTAATTTTTAAATAGAGGGCTCCATGAGAGGTTTAAATACAATGAATACAGGAATTTTAGGTTTCAAAAAAGTAGTGATGATTTTAAGTCTGATTGCGTTTTCAGGCTGTGCCTCGTTAAGAAGCGTGTCTATGACCAGCTTTCCAGAAAACCGAAGCAAACCCGTAGAGGCTAAGGTGAGCAAATTTGTTTTTCTTGCGCTGAACTTTAATAACGACTTTGTTTCTGATCTTGTTCCTCAATTGCAACAACAGTGTCCTAAAGGTAAAGTGACAGGGATCACTTCTAAATATGAAACGCGTTGGTATCTAATTGGATACTCCATGATTGTAACCAGCCAAGGGTTTTGTTTAAAAAAATCTTAATTGAAGTAGGTAGGAAATGAAAAGAACAGCAGCGGTTTTATTTTTAGTATCAGGACTACTTGGATTAAGTGGGTGCTCCCACAGTGTACATCAAAGTCATATGGGGGACTTTCTGCCTGGTAAGCAAAAGGGGGCGCGATATTTTACTGTAGAGGCGCAAAAAAAGGTGATCCTAGGATTTAACTTCAACACGGATTACGTAGAAGAGGCCAGACAAAAACTTTTAGCGGCCTGCTCAAAACAGATCACAGGGGTCAACACTCAACATATTACAAGCCACAGTTTTGCCTCTTACACAGAAAAGATCCGCATTAAAGCACTGTGCTTAGATTAAAGTCTTAAAAAATTTGCATTCAAAGTCTACGCCTAGGCAATAATCAATCAATTTGGCCACAAAAAATTCTCGTCTTCAAAAAATAGTATTCAAAGTCTATGCTTTGGTTCAAAGCCTAAAAACCGTTTTGTGGTTTTTAGGCCAAGTAAATACTCAAAAATCTCCTTATATATCAAATAGTTATAAAATATCCTAAAACCTCGAAACCTTTTGGGTTTTACATGGTTATGTCATTGTAACGGCGATAGCAGTTTAATAACAAAAAAATACGCCAATATAAGGAGCAAACATGAACACCTCATTTCGTAAGCAGTTTAAAAAAATAACAGCCTATATTTTAGTAGTAGGCG
Coding sequences within it:
- the uvrC gene encoding excinuclease ABC subunit UvrC, translating into MSDTSSLEELKAFAATLPQDPGVYLMKNLAGVVIYVGKAKNLKNRVRSYFQNSKDQSIKVKHLVSHIVKVDFIVTQTEVEAFLLEASLIKKYRPRYNIRLKDDKAYPYIKCTIQEEFPRLYLVRHVKQDGAYYYGPYASSFAVKKTMQFLNQTFKIRDCSNGFMQTRKRPCLTYDMGRCEAPCVGYVTSETYKQSIVKAIEFLEGDNQKILQNLNSEMLKYAEEESFEVAAKIRDQIKSIDAILEKQVVVTEDGIDTDLVAYFSNEHGALVEIVSVRKGRVIGSRPYFFNKNNLGADYEDQRHWLISFLNHYYDDNFIPDRVLLPMSVGLELEKLLVDVLKSRTHKNISISATAVKQEKSLKELAEKNAKLHFAQFAEKAAKKDEGLKLIQEKLKLPELPRRIECYDISNFQGGSSVASQVVFYDGVPSKEDYRKYKIKTVQGPNDFESMKEVLKRRFSHSEYADPQMILVDGGKGQLKLAIEALKEVGRDDIPVRSLAKARTESDFESKEVKGTEERFFIPNRQNPVIFRSNTEAFRILVQMRDEAHRFAIEFHRKLRDQESLSSVLDQITGLGPKKRALLDKYFPDMTQLMAASLSQLERVPGIPKALAKRIYEALHP